The genomic region GGACATCGCCGCTCTCGTTGTAGGTGAAGAGCGCCACTGCGGCATCGTTGGCGTACTCCACCGCGGCCTTCGTGTAGCCGGACAAGCTGTAGAAGAGCGCTGCTCCGCGACCGTGGGCGGCTCCGCGAAGTTGCTGGATGACGGGAGCGCCGATCGGCGTCGCGTAGTGCTTCACCTGGGCCACTGCATCGGTCGCCCGGACGTCGAGGCCGCCGTCCGCGCCTGGAGGAGTCATCTTGGCGTCCTCGAAGCCGAGCTTCTGCATGTGCCAGGCCGCGAGGGCCTCGGCCTGCTGCCAGGAGGAGACGGCAGGACCGGCCTGTTCGTCAGGCACGGCTTCGATCTGCGGCGCGTCGCGTTCGAGGGCCGGGACTTGCTCAGCCGGGACAGACACCGCCCGCGTGGGAACATCGTCCTGGGGAACCGCGACAGGCATCGGGCTAGGTGCAACCGGGGCAGCCGGCACCTGGGGCGCGGCGATGGGCGGCACCGGCTCTTGGGCAGACCGCCACCGGAGGTAGTCACGGTTGACGAAGAGGCCATAACCGATGAGGACGAGCCACAGGACCGCCGCGTAGCCTGCGCCGACCTCCTGCATGAGCTCGACGGGCGTCAACAGCAGGACGAGGCCGAGGAGGCTGAACGCGGTCGTGACGAAGGCGCGGCGCTTCCAGGCGGTCGAGCGGACACGGACGGCGCAGTAGATGAAGCCGATGCATGAGAACGATCCGACTCCCAAGGCCACCGCCAGGAGCCAGGCACTATGGCGGACCTTCCACGCGAGGCTGCGAGTGGCGAAGGAGGCGGTGTCGGACATGCGGGAAGTCTGTCAAACACTGCCGACACTCGTCCGACAACGTTGGCTGTCCCCCCGCTGGGTAGCAGCGTCCCGCCCGCTCAGCCGGCCGCGCGGATCGAAGCGGGATGCTTGTTTCGTCCTCCATCTCCCGGCGCGACACTCGCGGCGGAATGACGCATGTGGTCGCCATGGTTCCAGTGAGACGGTCGGAGGTCGCTGCGGCTTTAGCTAGCCCGCCGCCCTCCTAGCTGAGTTCTTGCTCGTTCTCCTCGCGCAGGTGGGTCACCACCAAGAAGTCGGGAGTGTCACGGAGGATTGGCCCCATGTCACGGTCATAGACTGGTGCAGCGGCACTATCGACATTGGGCTCGGCGTCTGACAATGACCGCCACGCTGAGTCGACCTGCTCCTCCTGCAGCAAGTCAGCCCAAGCCTGCGGCGTGTCGCTCACCCCAAGA from Nocardioides salarius harbors:
- a CDS encoding restriction endonuclease, producing MSDTASFATRSLAWKVRHSAWLLAVALGVGSFSCIGFIYCAVRVRSTAWKRRAFVTTAFSLLGLVLLLTPVELMQEVGAGYAAVLWLVLIGYGLFVNRDYLRWRSAQEPVPPIAAPQVPAAPVAPSPMPVAVPQDDVPTRAVSVPAEQVPALERDAPQIEAVPDEQAGPAVSSWQQAEALAAWHMQKLGFEDAKMTPPGADGGLDVRATDAVAQVKHYATPIGAPVIQQLRGAAHGRGAALFYSLSGYTKAAVEYANDAAVALFTYNESGDVQSCNHAAQVLHDRAGGDDAFDPAEFENQAQIVAVLQQYFDVMNAKFIEVAELALAAANGDNQSPIYRAVAGESARVKAILRSLQVDGGRVSSDRLIEASSAIGDAVVRLAEDLERV